One genomic region from Leptolyngbyaceae cyanobacterium JSC-12 encodes:
- a CDS encoding subtilisin-like serine protease (IMG reference gene:2510096046~PFAM: Subtilase family) — translation MMQHLLLIQRLVWWWEFILNRVVISAGIGLLGIGYPNVAIAQSSSPFQASDTQKTSLKPLPPSSIGSTGIDALRLHHPPYNLTGRKIAIGQVEIGRPGQFGIDKAVAKNRSMTLTRVFYRDSRARINTNVDSHAQNVASIMISSSKSVKGVAPGARLFSSAAGTPRRYGQPEECLSAQHIAMQNGGDVRAINLSFGESLRHDPRPNALLDGNALLTQCLDWSARVHNVLYVVAGNQGKGGISIPTDNFNGMNVAFTNRMQGVFARVDFANLGDPALGALEGVESNVGPRRAISLVAPGSDIPMVNPNGTITMSSGTSFAAPHVTGTVALLQEFGDRQLRALCKRRGGCSEPWTVVARQAEVMKAVLLNSADKIKDTGNGLALGMSRTIVDKANRTWLESEAYRDPQIPLNIQMGSGQLNAFRAYQQFSPGQWSPQKMVPAIGWDYRTVGSRSEVEKMGKRRNPQPSAISNLQLPTYRDYALEKPLKQGSFVSITLAWNRLVELADANQNGEYDLGEEFRDHGLNNLDLYFMRLEDNDPQQSVSSSISAVDSVEHIFAKVPMTGRYKIRVQFRDRRNEPIQPYALAWWTVPNRP, via the coding sequence ATGATGCAGCATTTACTGTTAATCCAAAGACTGGTTTGGTGGTGGGAATTCATTCTCAATCGAGTTGTGATTTCTGCTGGAATAGGGTTACTGGGAATTGGGTATCCTAATGTAGCGATCGCGCAATCATCCAGCCCATTCCAGGCATCAGACACCCAAAAAACATCGCTCAAACCGTTACCGCCTAGTTCCATCGGCTCAACCGGAATCGATGCCTTGCGACTGCACCATCCTCCTTACAACTTGACAGGACGAAAAATCGCGATCGGGCAGGTGGAAATCGGTCGTCCAGGTCAGTTTGGAATTGATAAAGCCGTTGCTAAAAATCGCTCCATGACTTTGACCCGTGTCTTCTACCGCGATTCACGCGCTCGCATCAACACGAATGTAGACAGCCATGCCCAAAACGTTGCCAGCATTATGATTAGTTCCTCTAAAAGTGTGAAGGGGGTGGCACCGGGAGCACGATTATTTTCCTCTGCTGCTGGGACTCCTCGTCGCTATGGACAGCCAGAGGAATGTCTATCGGCACAGCACATTGCTATGCAAAATGGGGGAGATGTGCGAGCCATTAATCTGAGTTTTGGAGAATCGTTGCGCCATGACCCGCGTCCCAATGCCCTCCTGGATGGCAATGCGTTGTTGACCCAGTGTTTAGATTGGTCAGCACGAGTACATAACGTGTTGTACGTGGTAGCAGGTAACCAGGGTAAAGGTGGAATTTCCATTCCAACAGACAATTTTAATGGCATGAATGTAGCCTTCACCAATCGAATGCAGGGCGTGTTTGCCAGGGTCGATTTTGCTAATTTGGGTGATCCGGCATTGGGAGCGCTTGAAGGTGTGGAAAGTAATGTGGGTCCAAGGCGGGCGATCTCGCTCGTGGCACCGGGCAGCGACATTCCCATGGTGAACCCAAATGGAACAATCACAATGTCGAGTGGAACCAGTTTCGCTGCTCCCCATGTCACTGGGACAGTCGCTCTGTTACAGGAATTTGGCGATCGCCAGCTTCGTGCCCTATGTAAACGAAGAGGAGGTTGCTCGGAACCGTGGACCGTGGTAGCACGACAAGCTGAAGTGATGAAAGCGGTGCTGCTTAACTCTGCCGATAAAATCAAAGATACTGGCAATGGGCTAGCACTAGGCATGAGCCGCACTATTGTAGACAAGGCAAACCGTACCTGGCTGGAGTCAGAAGCCTATCGAGATCCTCAAATACCACTCAATATCCAGATGGGTTCTGGGCAACTGAATGCCTTCCGTGCCTACCAACAGTTTAGCCCTGGGCAATGGAGTCCTCAAAAAATGGTGCCAGCGATCGGGTGGGATTATCGGACGGTGGGGAGTCGGAGCGAGGTGGAGAAAATGGGGAAGCGTAGAAACCCTCAGCCATCGGCTATCTCCAATCTGCAACTGCCTACTTATCGGGATTATGCGTTAGAGAAGCCTCTTAAGCAGGGGAGCTTTGTCTCTATTACGTTGGCATGGAATCGGTTGGTGGAACTGGCAGATGCTAACCAGAATGGTGAGTATGACTTGGGGGAAGAATTTCGCGATCACGGCCTGAATAATCTTGACCTCTACTTCATGCGTCTAGAAGACAACGATCCGCAACAAAGTGTGTCATCTTCGATCAGTGCAGTTGATAGCGTGGAGCACATTTTTGCTAAAGTGCCGATGACTGGACGATACAAAATTCGAGTGCAGTTTCGCGATCGCCGGAATGAACCTATTCAGCCTTATGCCCTTGCCTGGTGGACTGTTCCTAATAGACCGTAA
- a CDS encoding hypothetical protein (IMG reference gene:2510096047) codes for MKLDIGLRSLLMTAIAIVVAMPDAIAEPGLQGSYAGIPVDLSNLLKQNPALVTSPEHLANAAMQQALKSTGITPDFNATASLQTNPAVGAQFQGRYDVPNSPLSVRGSVYFGDNSRAVMPVVTYDIPVGGSTNFYAGAGVAIVNTSAGKTTPLGDRTGVVVTTGLETEINKGIVLYGDAKWLSSNKGTGTPPVRYQLGVGYRF; via the coding sequence ATGAAGCTCGACATAGGGTTGAGAAGCTTGCTCATGACGGCGATCGCGATCGTTGTCGCGATGCCAGATGCGATCGCCGAACCTGGTTTACAAGGCAGCTATGCAGGGATTCCAGTAGATTTAAGCAACTTGCTGAAACAAAACCCAGCACTGGTGACATCTCCCGAACATCTTGCGAATGCCGCCATGCAGCAAGCCCTCAAATCAACCGGAATTACTCCAGACTTTAATGCAACAGCCAGTCTACAAACCAACCCCGCAGTTGGAGCACAATTTCAAGGACGGTACGACGTTCCAAATTCCCCCCTTTCCGTGCGCGGGTCTGTCTATTTCGGAGACAATTCCAGAGCAGTGATGCCTGTCGTTACCTACGATATTCCAGTTGGTGGTAGTACCAATTTCTATGCTGGTGCAGGAGTTGCTATTGTCAACACATCTGCTGGTAAAACGACTCCTTTGGGCGATCGCACAGGAGTCGTTGTGACTACAGGATTAGAGACAGAAATCAACAAAGGGATTGTGCTGTACGGGGATGCCAAATGGCTCTCTAGCAATAAGGGCACGGGAACACCACCTGTACGGTATCAATTGGGAGTTGGCTATCGGTTTTGA
- a CDS encoding hypothetical protein (IMG reference gene:2510096048), translated as MKALTSSPWISLMLKLVGAILILTSLIDYITLFTTIDFQNKQTIITFTTGVVDRGFIPLVGSILTGLGLWTESGDASTGSQASPMLRLVVFVIASILGLMFLLIVPWHVLTVRDAASTEVSELGKRAETLKTQVETQVKQLKAQGPQQLEAQLAEIERSINSGKFSGDQLAQAQREKERLRGLKADPKALEATMEAQIAPKRTEELSRIESDAKKAKELTETNAMRSALRTGLNSLLLAIGYIILGWTGLRQMLST; from the coding sequence ATGAAAGCCCTTACATCCTCCCCCTGGATCTCCCTTATGCTCAAGTTGGTGGGGGCCATCTTGATCCTCACTAGCCTGATTGATTACATCACTTTATTCACCACGATCGATTTTCAGAACAAGCAAACCATCATCACGTTTACGACTGGGGTTGTTGACCGTGGGTTTATTCCTCTAGTTGGCAGCATTCTTACTGGCTTGGGCTTGTGGACTGAATCAGGCGATGCTTCAACTGGCAGTCAAGCATCTCCCATGTTGCGACTAGTGGTGTTTGTGATTGCGAGCATCTTGGGGCTGATGTTTCTTTTGATTGTTCCCTGGCATGTCTTGACGGTACGAGATGCAGCCTCAACGGAAGTTTCCGAACTGGGTAAGCGAGCGGAAACTCTCAAAACCCAGGTAGAGACTCAGGTGAAACAACTAAAAGCCCAGGGACCACAACAGCTTGAAGCACAGTTGGCAGAGATCGAACGGTCAATCAATAGTGGTAAATTCTCCGGTGATCAACTGGCACAGGCTCAACGAGAAAAAGAACGCTTGAGAGGACTGAAGGCCGATCCAAAAGCTCTGGAAGCGACCATGGAAGCGCAAATTGCTCCGAAACGGACGGAAGAGCTTTCCAGAATTGAGAGCGATGCCAAGAAAGCCAAAGAACTAACTGAAACCAATGCGATGCGATCGGCATTGAGGACAGGATTGAACAGTTTATTACTGGCAATTGGCTACATTATTCTAGGCTGGACTGGACTCAGACAAATGCTATCAACTTGA
- a CDS encoding serine phosphatase RsbU, regulator of sigma subunit (IMG reference gene:2510096049~PFAM: Stage II sporulation protein E (SpoIIE)), whose product MTAVPLPRQPSQPSDRTGSSNVPPEVTPVFALKELVARLNREQHKIQDLLSSLGFALRSFNNLNQFLELIPLMASRVTDCDGGALLLFKPNGQVRLERLHCQDNHLCQDVRKALEAATRKIAPAFTKNAAGTGAIAPTAQAIADLDHQVSYYLGANVQLFGTAILVKNVERGRLYVFSRDPQYTWTETRQKLVRLVADQTAVAIENDELSVELRKKERLDRELEIGAEIQLRLLPRQCPTIHGVELAARCQTASRVGGDYYDFIPASYDQLRSKRDGGSEMGKWSVAIGDVMGKGVPAGLIMTMTRGMLRAEVLNGHSPARILQHLNRVMYADLENSNRFVTLFYSEYDPQTRILSYSNAAHNPPLLWQAATNTIKRLDTLGMLIGLDADTHYQDAQIQLQPGDVLIYYTDGFTDASSQSGERFDEENLTAAFHWACQHFDTPQAILDHLYERVQKFIGEDNRNSDDMTLIVMQIQPV is encoded by the coding sequence ATGACTGCTGTGCCCCTTCCCCGACAGCCATCGCAACCATCTGACCGCACTGGTAGCAGCAATGTGCCACCAGAGGTGACTCCTGTGTTTGCGTTGAAGGAACTAGTCGCGCGGTTGAATCGGGAACAACATAAGATTCAGGATTTGCTTAGTTCTCTAGGCTTTGCACTTCGCAGCTTTAATAACCTGAATCAGTTTCTCGAGCTGATCCCACTGATGGCAAGTCGGGTGACGGACTGTGATGGGGGAGCATTGTTGCTGTTTAAGCCTAATGGACAGGTACGCCTGGAACGATTGCACTGTCAAGACAATCACCTCTGTCAGGATGTGCGGAAAGCCCTGGAAGCGGCAACCCGGAAAATTGCCCCAGCATTTACTAAAAATGCGGCTGGAACTGGAGCGATCGCTCCCACTGCCCAGGCGATCGCCGATCTGGATCATCAAGTTAGCTACTATCTAGGCGCGAATGTGCAGTTATTTGGCACAGCGATTTTAGTCAAAAACGTGGAACGAGGGCGGCTCTATGTATTTAGCCGAGATCCGCAATATACCTGGACGGAGACTCGGCAAAAGCTGGTGCGCCTGGTAGCAGACCAAACTGCTGTGGCGATTGAAAACGATGAACTGTCTGTAGAACTACGCAAGAAAGAGCGCCTGGATCGGGAATTGGAAATTGGAGCCGAGATCCAACTGCGATTGTTACCCCGCCAGTGTCCCACTATTCATGGTGTAGAACTGGCGGCTCGTTGCCAAACGGCAAGCCGAGTCGGTGGGGATTATTACGATTTCATCCCTGCCAGTTATGACCAACTCCGCTCCAAGCGAGATGGGGGCAGCGAGATGGGGAAATGGAGTGTGGCGATCGGGGATGTGATGGGCAAAGGGGTTCCCGCTGGGTTGATTATGACGATGACGCGGGGAATGCTACGGGCAGAAGTGCTGAACGGTCACTCCCCCGCCCGTATTCTGCAGCATCTAAATCGGGTCATGTATGCCGACCTGGAAAATTCTAATCGGTTTGTTACGTTGTTTTACTCGGAATACGACCCGCAAACCCGCATTCTGTCTTATAGCAATGCTGCCCACAATCCGCCGTTACTCTGGCAAGCTGCAACAAACACCATCAAGCGGCTAGATACGTTGGGCATGTTAATTGGCTTGGATGCAGACACGCACTATCAGGATGCACAGATTCAACTGCAACCGGGGGATGTGCTGATTTATTACACGGATGGATTCACCGATGCTTCTAGCCAGAGCGGTGAGCGATTTGATGAGGAAAATTTGACAGCAGCGTTTCATTGGGCATGTCAGCACTTTGATACTCCGCAAGCTATCCTCGATCATCTCTATGAACGAGTGCAGAAGTTTATTGGCGAAGATAACCGTAACTCAGACGACATGACCCTGATTGTGATGCAGATCCAACCTGTTTGA
- a CDS encoding hypothetical protein (IMG reference gene:2510096050), with protein MLLHMIQDATLWLTHLNVLADLSQPLQFDLPTDHLVLAQNIRQTDLVGDVQKAFDNFVKTGQAWAFLIGLVFGYLIKTFTTFG; from the coding sequence ATGCTGCTCCATATGATTCAGGATGCCACCTTGTGGTTGACCCATCTAAACGTTTTGGCTGATCTTTCCCAGCCGCTTCAGTTCGATCTGCCGACTGACCATTTGGTACTGGCACAAAACATTCGCCAGACGGACTTGGTGGGGGATGTGCAAAAGGCATTCGACAATTTTGTCAAAACTGGTCAGGCATGGGCATTTTTGATTGGGCTGGTGTTTGGCTACTTGATCAAAACATTTACGACGTTTGGTTAA
- a CDS encoding argininosuccinate lyase (IMG reference gene:2510096051~PFAM: Lyase~TIGRFAM: argininosuccinate lyase), whose protein sequence is MKIVLNTNSQPSSKPNTWSQRFESALHPAIARFNASIHFDIQLIEYDLTGSQAHAQMLAHTGIISPEEGEILVKGLEQIRQEYREGKFTPGIDAEDVHFAVERRLTELVGDVGKKLHTARSRNDQVGTDTRLYLRDQIQKIRDQLREFQTALLTLAEQNVETLIPGYTHLQRAQPLSLAHHLLAYVEMSQRDWERLGEIYQRVNISPLGSGALAGTTFPIDRHYTAKLLNFGSVYANSLDGVSDRDFVIEFLCAASLIMVHLSRLSEEVILWASEEFGFVSLRDSCSTGSSIMPQKKNPDVPELVRGKTGRVFGHLQGMLVLMKGLPLAYNKDLQEDKEALFDAVITVQSCLDAMTILLQEGMEFRTSRLLEAVSEDFSNATDVADYLAAKGVPFREAYNLVGNVVKTSLAQGKLLKDLTLEEWKALHPAFESDIYAAIAPQQVVAARNSYGGTGFAQVRQALAAAKARMSS, encoded by the coding sequence GTGAAGATTGTTTTGAATACGAATTCCCAACCGTCCTCGAAGCCAAACACATGGAGCCAGCGGTTTGAGTCGGCGTTGCATCCTGCGATCGCCCGCTTTAATGCCAGTATCCACTTTGATATTCAACTGATTGAATACGACCTGACCGGGTCGCAAGCCCATGCTCAGATGTTGGCGCACACGGGTATCATTTCGCCCGAAGAGGGGGAAATTCTTGTCAAAGGGTTAGAGCAGATTCGGCAGGAATACCGTGAAGGCAAGTTCACACCAGGGATTGATGCCGAAGACGTGCATTTTGCGGTGGAACGACGACTGACAGAACTGGTAGGGGATGTGGGCAAAAAGCTGCACACGGCGCGATCGCGCAATGACCAGGTAGGGACTGACACCCGCCTGTACCTGCGCGATCAAATCCAGAAAATTCGGGATCAATTGCGGGAATTTCAGACTGCTCTATTGACATTGGCAGAACAAAATGTGGAAACGCTGATTCCGGGCTACACCCATTTGCAGCGGGCGCAACCCCTGAGCCTGGCTCATCACCTCCTGGCCTATGTTGAGATGAGTCAGCGGGATTGGGAGCGGCTAGGCGAAATTTACCAGCGAGTGAATATTTCACCGCTTGGCTCAGGAGCACTGGCGGGGACGACTTTTCCCATCGATCGCCACTACACCGCAAAGCTGCTCAATTTTGGCAGTGTTTATGCCAACAGTTTAGATGGAGTGAGCGATCGCGACTTTGTGATCGAATTTCTCTGTGCCGCCAGCCTGATCATGGTACACCTCAGCCGTTTATCGGAAGAGGTGATTTTGTGGGCTTCGGAGGAATTTGGCTTCGTCAGCCTCAGAGATAGCTGCTCTACGGGTTCCAGCATCATGCCGCAGAAAAAGAATCCCGATGTGCCTGAACTGGTGCGCGGCAAAACCGGGCGGGTGTTCGGACATCTGCAAGGAATGCTAGTGCTGATGAAAGGACTGCCCCTCGCTTACAACAAAGACTTGCAGGAAGACAAAGAAGCATTGTTTGATGCTGTTATCACTGTGCAATCGTGTCTGGATGCGATGACGATTCTGTTGCAAGAAGGCATGGAGTTTCGTACCAGTCGGCTCCTGGAAGCCGTGAGTGAAGATTTTTCCAACGCGACGGATGTAGCAGATTATCTCGCGGCAAAAGGAGTGCCGTTCCGGGAAGCTTACAACCTGGTGGGCAACGTGGTGAAAACTTCGCTGGCGCAGGGCAAGCTGCTGAAAGATTTGACTCTGGAGGAGTGGAAAGCGCTGCATCCCGCGTTCGAATCCGATATCTATGCCGCGATTGCTCCCCAACAAGTGGTCGCTGCACGCAACAGTTACGGTGGTACGGGCTTTGCTCAGGTAAGGCAGGCACTCGCAGCAGCAAAGGCAAGAATGAGTTCTTAG
- a CDS encoding hypothetical protein (IMG reference gene:2510096052): MLPFVAVPSTIAQEFGKYRDLFCRGAGFEQVSRYVTGLLLSENKTLQGIAGQWVAGGEVGGRRAMHAAVFEAGWRSSELMSHHRAVIAKEHQGRGREVISLDWTLSHHDWGKQIFGVKRSYDYVEHRMSCFQTVVTATIANRHLIDGIDVVVQFPDFSVAEREYLKVTAKSHYDDLDQVRERLIEMLHYHKNRLEYRKRTEIAVEIVRQVEAEGQFPTADYAFDNGVLTVELTTMIESAGKHWVSEVESSRNILWNDQWQRVDAIGLELRIHHPESFRPIQVTCRNGETKPIWAFTKVVRLKKFGRKRLVIVHEQADLQDPPRFLLTDALHWESGRVMQTWSYRWSCEVFHEVSKQHTGLESAQVRNEEAVNRHFRLSCVAQSILQRTACSGAQSERFEFAQGKQTVGQKLYTLTRQAFDDLLQFIVTRCSHGHTNEQILQALLPS; encoded by the coding sequence ATGCTGCCCTTTGTCGCTGTGCCATCGACGATTGCTCAAGAGTTTGGGAAATATCGAGACCTGTTCTGCCGAGGCGCAGGCTTTGAGCAGGTGAGTCGCTATGTGACCGGATTGCTGTTGAGTGAGAACAAAACCTTGCAAGGGATTGCCGGACAATGGGTAGCAGGTGGGGAGGTCGGCGGACGAAGAGCGATGCACGCAGCGGTGTTTGAGGCGGGCTGGAGGAGTTCAGAGTTAATGTCCCATCATCGTGCTGTGATAGCCAAAGAGCATCAGGGGCGAGGGCGAGAAGTCATCAGTCTGGATTGGACGCTCAGCCATCACGATTGGGGCAAGCAGATCTTTGGGGTGAAGCGATCCTATGATTATGTGGAACATCGGATGAGTTGCTTTCAAACGGTGGTGACGGCGACGATTGCGAACCGCCACCTAATTGATGGGATTGACGTGGTGGTGCAGTTTCCAGATTTTTCAGTGGCAGAACGGGAGTATCTGAAGGTGACGGCAAAATCCCACTATGACGATTTAGACCAAGTGCGAGAACGACTGATTGAGATGTTGCATTATCACAAGAATCGATTGGAGTATCGCAAACGCACCGAGATTGCCGTCGAGATTGTGCGCCAAGTGGAAGCGGAAGGACAATTTCCCACCGCCGATTATGCGTTTGACAATGGGGTGTTGACTGTTGAGTTAACCACCATGATTGAGTCCGCAGGAAAACACTGGGTGAGTGAAGTTGAAAGTTCTCGCAACATCTTGTGGAATGACCAATGGCAACGGGTAGATGCGATTGGTTTAGAACTCAGAATCCATCACCCAGAGAGCTTTCGCCCGATTCAAGTCACTTGCCGCAACGGCGAAACGAAACCGATTTGGGCATTTACCAAAGTCGTGCGCCTCAAGAAGTTTGGACGCAAGCGATTGGTCATCGTCCACGAGCAAGCAGATTTACAAGACCCACCTCGCTTCCTGCTCACCGATGCGTTGCATTGGGAAAGTGGGCGAGTCATGCAGACTTGGAGTTATCGATGGTCCTGCGAGGTCTTTCATGAGGTGAGCAAACAGCACACCGGGCTAGAGTCGGCTCAGGTGCGGAACGAGGAAGCGGTCAACCGTCACTTCCGTCTTAGTTGCGTGGCGCAGTCGATTCTGCAACGGACTGCCTGTTCTGGCGCACAATCTGAACGATTTGAGTTTGCTCAAGGCAAGCAAACGGTGGGACAGAAGCTCTATACCCTCACTCGTCAAGCCTTTGATGATTTGCTGCAATTCATTGTGACGCGATGTTCTCACGGACATACAAATGAACAGATTTTACAAGCTCTCCTCCCCAGTTGA
- a CDS encoding WD40 repeat-containing protein (IMG reference gene:2510096053~PFAM: WD domain, G-beta repeat), with protein MGQIRFSQILGSSMALSILVGLIVAGHRAIKQAIAPHTNQPVCLQLLPLESICYSAETVLSPRKTTAIATNLDGSWLAASDQATVQLWNLHTRALVRSLKGHTNWVSAIAISPNSRTLASGSLDGTINLWDLQTGELLNTLFAESVTSLAFSTDGTILASGSRLLRGAGKNTAYPIQLWNLTTDQHITLNPGEPVAAIALSPDGQYLAAGSSSTQVWHLPSHRLVHTLNSGDLNTVIFSTDGQLLLTGSDGVRGEDGIKMWNVSSGRLVRVLDSVAADFALTPDGSRLITTYGGTANIWEMHPFRYLGTLRGSEFSGLLAEFGLNGQAVITGGSDGVKVWYPVRSQLGKLPK; from the coding sequence ATGGGGCAGATTCGATTTTCGCAAATTCTGGGAAGCAGTATGGCATTGTCGATCCTGGTGGGGCTAATTGTGGCAGGGCATCGCGCCATTAAGCAAGCGATCGCCCCCCACACCAATCAACCCGTTTGTCTGCAACTTTTGCCACTTGAATCGATATGCTATTCCGCTGAAACAGTCCTATCTCCGCGCAAGACTACAGCGATCGCAACCAATCTAGATGGTTCTTGGCTGGCTGCCAGTGATCAAGCAACGGTGCAATTGTGGAATTTGCATACCCGTGCGCTTGTGCGATCGCTCAAGGGGCACACCAACTGGGTCAGCGCGATCGCCATCAGCCCCAATAGCCGAACCTTGGCAAGCGGTAGTTTAGATGGAACCATAAATCTATGGGATCTACAAACGGGAGAGTTGCTGAACACGTTATTTGCTGAAAGCGTCACCAGTCTTGCCTTTAGTACCGATGGCACTATTCTCGCCAGCGGTAGCCGTTTATTGCGAGGAGCTGGGAAAAACACAGCTTATCCTATTCAGCTCTGGAACTTAACCACAGATCAACACATCACGCTCAACCCTGGAGAACCCGTTGCTGCGATCGCCCTCAGTCCTGATGGGCAGTATCTTGCTGCAGGGAGCAGTAGCACCCAAGTCTGGCACTTACCCAGCCACAGGTTAGTGCATACTCTGAATTCGGGCGATTTGAACACGGTTATTTTCAGTACCGATGGGCAACTTCTGCTCACTGGAAGTGATGGGGTTCGTGGCGAAGATGGCATCAAGATGTGGAATGTCAGTTCTGGCAGGTTAGTGCGGGTACTCGATTCGGTCGCAGCCGATTTTGCCCTCACGCCCGATGGTTCAAGGTTGATCACGACCTATGGTGGCACTGCCAATATCTGGGAGATGCATCCCTTTCGCTATCTGGGGACTTTACGCGGTTCAGAATTTAGTGGCCTGCTGGCAGAGTTTGGGCTAAATGGGCAAGCCGTGATCACCGGGGGCAGTGATGGAGTGAAAGTCTGGTATCCGGTGCGATCACAACTTGGCAAGTTACCGAAGTAG
- a CDS encoding hypothetical protein (IMG reference gene:2510096054) yields the protein MTKPHPRNSLATGVLLGIALPLAIYLSASLTILGLDKYHYILAGGKRFATFPNFQSYLGISVAYFALVLLHLVWFLSTECSYQFLKFSSLLKLSWVFLLLAYIAYPLGNDIYLYLHVGVMNLNRVDPFLTPAGSFFSQLTPFVDWKQTSTYGPISQLLFTLAATVVPLHPILAVYLFKAVCLGVHILNGYLVWRVVPKPDQGKFAIAYLLSPLLLLEQVSSAHVDVLVCTSILLTAICFYSQRYATAFLALWGGFMAKTIPVIWMPLLVLFLVRQQRWKQLILGLLISASVVGLLTITVLPSFVAWRSLFNPGVTGQYQSSIHALVRAGLETLPYFMLDAPEPSQYKYWLLGLSRLTLIGFAIFYAWTALTLLRRSATAAQLLEKIGWVTLVLMLYATSWLMPWYVSTLYAIAVVLPQAHLFGLTTLMFGVSSSAMYLLQGDAGLRSLCAVGLPTLTLLVGAIWLRQKQ from the coding sequence GTGACAAAGCCCCATCCCCGTAACTCATTAGCAACCGGAGTCTTGCTCGGTATTGCATTGCCGTTGGCAATCTACCTCTCTGCCTCATTGACCATCTTAGGTCTGGATAAGTACCACTACATCCTGGCAGGTGGAAAACGCTTTGCCACCTTTCCCAATTTTCAAAGCTATCTGGGTATTAGCGTTGCCTACTTTGCCCTCGTGCTCCTCCACCTGGTCTGGTTTTTAAGCACTGAATGTTCCTATCAATTCCTCAAATTCTCTAGCCTCTTGAAGCTGAGCTGGGTCTTTTTGTTACTGGCATATATCGCCTATCCACTGGGCAATGATATTTATCTGTACCTCCATGTTGGGGTGATGAACCTGAACCGGGTTGATCCCTTCCTCACGCCTGCTGGGTCATTTTTTTCTCAACTCACCCCCTTTGTAGACTGGAAGCAAACCTCCACCTATGGTCCTATTTCCCAACTGTTGTTTACGCTGGCAGCAACGGTGGTTCCCCTGCATCCGATTCTGGCAGTGTATCTGTTTAAAGCGGTTTGTCTGGGAGTTCATATTTTAAATGGCTATCTGGTTTGGCGAGTAGTGCCCAAACCGGATCAGGGCAAATTTGCGATCGCCTACCTGCTCAGTCCCTTGTTGCTGTTAGAACAGGTGAGTTCGGCGCATGTAGATGTGTTGGTTTGCACCAGCATCTTGTTGACCGCCATCTGCTTCTACAGTCAGCGTTATGCCACGGCTTTTTTGGCCCTATGGGGTGGATTTATGGCGAAAACTATTCCCGTGATCTGGATGCCACTACTTGTGCTGTTCCTGGTACGCCAGCAACGTTGGAAGCAGTTGATTTTAGGGTTGTTGATATCTGCATCAGTAGTGGGGCTTTTAACCATTACGGTATTGCCCAGCTTTGTCGCTTGGCGCAGTCTCTTTAACCCAGGAGTGACTGGACAATATCAATCTTCGATTCATGCCCTGGTGCGAGCCGGACTGGAAACCCTGCCCTACTTCATGCTGGATGCGCCAGAACCCAGCCAATACAAATACTGGCTATTGGGTTTATCGCGCCTGACTTTGATCGGGTTCGCCATCTTTTATGCGTGGACTGCGCTCACTCTCTTACGCCGCTCTGCCACTGCTGCTCAATTGCTGGAAAAAATAGGCTGGGTCACACTTGTATTAATGCTCTACGCGACATCCTGGCTGATGCCCTGGTATGTTTCGACTTTGTACGCGATCGCCGTTGTTTTACCCCAAGCTCATCTCTTCGGCTTAACCACCCTCATGTTCGGTGTTTCTAGCAGTGCCATGTATCTACTCCAGGGAGATGCTGGACTCCGTAGCCTCTGTGCCGTCGGGTTACCGACCCTTACTCTCCTCGTCGGTGCAATCTGGCTGAGGCAAAAACAGTAA